DNA sequence from the Rhizoctonia solani chromosome 10, complete sequence genome:
TTATACAGCATATAGGGTGCGGAAGGATATAAGTTTCGGTACTGGTGGGGGTAAACTCAAAGTTTATTTTGCTCCCGTGGGCATATAATTCCGGACTTACGGCCAATAACGGAAGATGAGCTTGTTTGAGATGATATCGCATTATCTGTATACGCAAAGGGATGGGTTACAAACAGGGAGTTTGGTCTAATATTTTACATCTATTCTAAGAGTCTATTTATCTTCTCGGCTCTTCTAGCCATGGCTCAAGGTCTATCACGCAAGGCCTATCTCCCGACCGAACTTCTCCAACGCTAtgtccccacttccaccagGTCCGAGCGAGTCAGTAACAACCTTCCCCAGCATGCGCACATTCATCCGTTGATGCTTGCCTCGCGTCCCTTTGCTCATCTTCAGTATCTGCTTCATCTCATCGCGTACCGCATCCTCCGTCCCCACAATCTCGACCTCGGAGCCGCTCCGGTAGGCTGTAGATCTGGCAGCTCCTGTCCGCACTTGCAGAAGCTCGAAGCCGCAGTCATGTACAGAGGCAATTTGTATAGCGTTCATAGGTTGATCAGCCTAGTATGACATTAGAAATAACATAAGAGAGTCGTAGAGAGCAGATGCTTACCGTCATCGGCCAGAAAATCATCGGGACGCCACGTACAATCGCCTCGGTCGACGAGTTCCACCCACCATGAGACAAAAAGTAGTGAATTGCCTACGAAAAATGTCAGTCAGATCTTGAGCAATCAGCTACAAAGGCGCCAAGACGTACAGGGTGCTCTAGAACCGCAGTTTGGTTCGCCCACTCGGGGAACACCGCATTGCCCGCCTCGACATGTGCATCCATCCACGACTTGTCAAGCGTTGCGCTCTTCGACGACAGTGCAAACACGAACTTGAACCCGGCCTTGGGGATCTCGTCCAGAGCAGCCATCAGATGGGGCATCGAACTCGGAAGGGGGAAGAATAAGGTTCCAAACGAAATGTATATGACCGAGTGTGCGCCGTTTTCTGCATATGCGCGGTCAAGGAACTGGGTGACAGGCGACTTGGGATCGGGTTCGTGAGGCGGTACAAGGTCAACAGAAGGACCGACGCAATAGGCTCTGAGGGGCTTTCCGAAGGCATGTGGGAGAGCAGTGGCGACCAGAGGTTCCTAGATGAGTGCATAGATAAGGTGGATATCTAGACGGCCTAATTGAAGGGACCATACCGTCTCGAAAGTTGTACAGAAGAAAACAGTGTCTATGTATTTGATCATGTTCTTCCATCGCGCAATTAGATATACTGCAAGTGAATCAATGCCCGGAACATCTTGAGTGTAGGATTCCCATGAGTAGTAAGGTGGGAGTCCTGGGACGCTGACTAGTTGGTCACGGGCATCCTAAATTTAGGGTGGGCCAAAGTTCAAATGTGGGGTAGACGTGGGCAATCGCAAAGGATACTTACCTCAGGAGCTTGATTTTCTCCAGGCAACGTCTCGTGTTGAGATGAATCCTGCAAGGCTCCTACCTCTCCGGCAAAATTCGTAGTTGTGAGGATCCTATAATCCACGTTAGACGTCGACTGAACAAAGAGATAGAATACAGTAACACGTACGCTACGAGCGATCCAGCCGGCATGAGCCACCATCCCACAACCGGTAGATTATGCGCCTCCCTGCGCGCCAGTCCCAGCCGCCTGTAAACAGGTCCTCTATGATGACGCTGGGTGGGTTTATTGGTCGTCCATCGACTTGTACAACAGTCGCTTGCTGCGTCTCTTTGACTATCCACGACCCGAACGACACCTCCAGGGACGCGATCATTTCCACCATTTGGCCAGAGGCCGCTGAAGGGCCATCGGTAGGCTCAGTCACAAGCCTGATCCGTCTCGTGTATACCGGAGGTTGAGCGTCAAGGTACTTGACGGCTTTGTGTAGCTCTGTCTGGTACACAAACAGCGCTAGTACAAGGTAAGTAAGCTAGCAGAACGACCAAGATTGATAAATGTACGAACAGATGAACAGGTCCTGGAACTTCTCGACCAGACGAAGTGCAGTCTTCATGCCCGGACGCAGGTGACCTATGACATTGTACTCAGTGATCAGAAGGACAGCATAGTGGAAGGACATACCCCATGGAGGACCAGGAACGAATATAACATGCTTCAAAGGAGCATTGACCATGACTTAGGCTGGTTTGGGAGTAGTGAAAGTTGTGAATGAGGGTGGTAGAATTATGTTGGTAGCATTTATATGCCGCGACCGTCGTGTTCATCCCCGCACTACCAAAGGTGATATGAATTATCCCATAATAGCATTCGACAAAAAAGGTTTACCCGCGCTATAGTTTGCGACAAGTCACGTCAGCCAAATCACGTCATCCACTTTACCGTACCCAAGTTTTAATTTAGATGTACATCTGCTGGTAGCTTACCATCACATTATCTAGTATTTTGGACAAGATAAAAGTGGGCGTCTGGACAGTGGGCGGCGTTCCTAAATTCAGCTCCATTAATAAGGAAAAACTCTATTGTTCGATAAATTCTTGTCCTCGGTGAATCGTGGTGATCTTTCTATCCTCCTACGCTCATAGACTTTTGCCGCGCGATGTCGAGAAGCCTATAACCACGGCAGCCCGAGGGTGAAATTTGAAGATATGTATGATACGTGTAAGCAGCTCGAGGTGAGAGATAACAGGGTTTGTACTGAGAAGATCTTCCCATGTATATTTTGGTGGATAGTCCTACCCTGCTGAGTAAAGGGTTGTGTAAGATGTAGTACGCGAATGGTTACTATCAGAGAAGTTATCCCATGAAATGTAGTCAGATGGTGATTAATGCAGCCCGAATGGGACTCAATCGAAGTCTATTTGATGGAGTATAATAGACAGGTGATATGGCCCTATTTTGTAATTGTAATCACATGCAGACTAACTGGAGGGCTATGAGAGTAGGCGGGCCAAGTCAAGGGGTAGACTGGTCACGTGATGTCAGGGAAAGCATCCGTGCTGGTTCTCACTTAAGCTTACTACGGCGATGGTCGAGGACAAGTGGATTGGGCTGGCACTGGCATGCTCCAGTTCATTGGCCATTGGAACTAGTTTTATTATAACAAAAAAGGTAAATTAAAGAGTGTGTATTAAGCCCAGGCTAACGATGTTTTTTGGGGTTAGGGCTTGAACGATGCTGCGCGACGTGGCCCTACTTCACAGAGTGCTTCAGACAACCTTTCGTATCTCAAAAACCCTATATGGTGGGCAGGGATGACTACTCGTGAGTGTGCTAATACCACGTATAGGGACACGTGCTGAGGTTATACTTCATCAGTGATCGTCGGGGAAGGTTCGTTCGGTGGTGCGACAAGTGATCTGCAACTGACCCTAAAATCAAGTTGCGAATTTTGCTGCTTACACATTTGCTCCACCAATCCTTGTCACTCCCCTTGGTGCTCTTAGCGTACTCATCGGGTGAGCTTGCTTGGCTATGCTGTTGCACTTCCCTCACATTTTCCTAGTGCTGTCCTTGCTTCAATTCTGCTACATGAGGAGCTCGGTCATATAGGGCGTGTTGGATGTGCCTTATGTCTCCTAGGCTCCATTATCATCGTTCTTCATGCCCCAGAGGACAAGGAGATTCAAACGGTTGATGAAATATTACAGTATGCTCTTCAGCCAGGTATGTCCTCTTATGATCTTGCTGTTTTCCCCGTTCTAACTTCATCAAGGATTTTTAATGTACATTTTACTGGTCACCGTGTGGTCTCTCTTCGCAATCTACCGCCTGGTTCCCCTCTACGGCAAAAAGACCCCCCTAGTGTATATTTCCATTTGCTCTCTCGTCGGTTCAGTGAGCGTGATGGCCATCAAAGGGTTCGGCGTTGCTGTCAAACTCACCCTTGCTGGGAACAACCAACTCACACACCCGAGCACCTGGGTGTTTGGCATCGTTGTTGGGTCGTGCATCGCTGTGCAGATGAATTACTTTAACAAGGCGTTGGATACGTTTTCCACCAACGTGTACGTTCTATTCTCTCTTCATAAATCTATATGAAGACACTCAGTGTGGTTTGTAACAGGGTAAATCCAATGTACTATGTTGGTTTTTCAACTGCCACAATCCTGGCCTCGGCACTCCTCTTCAGAGGATTCAACACAACCGATCCAACCAACACGGTCTCCCTCATCACCGGATTTATAGTCACCTTCCTGGGCGTTCATCTGCTCAACGCGTCGCgccaacagcaacaacaaactcATTCCGGTTCGCTAGACGAAGAGGACGTTGCATGGGCTAATCCACCAGCAAGTGCAGGCGGCCACACGAGACGGAGCAGCAGCCTTTACCGGTTCGATCCCGAAATTATTCGATCAGAAGCGAACGGCGTACCTCTGGAGGAAGTGAGAGAAGAGAGCGACGAGGAAGGGGACGAGAGGACCAGGTTGCATCGAGGTGGACGTGGGCACAGTGGGAGTGCTCGTGGGAGTAGGCAAGGCAGCAGAGACCGGCTAGGCAGTGTCAGGATATGAGTTTGTATCATACGTAGAATATGTGCGTTTTCCCTCCTTGTTGGTCCCTCTCGTCAACATTCATAAACCTTTCTTGATTCTCATACCACCGGGCAACGTGAACATCGGCTGTGCAAGCGCCTAATACCTAATGTAGTTCAACGAGTGGTGGGTTCTGTTTTAGAGAATTGAACCCGACAACCAACGAACTAAAAATTTATAGCTCTCAACCAGATGCAAAACAGGCAGCAACCAAAATAATCGAGATGACTCAACAATAACTCGCGTGTCTTCTCGGGAAAGCCCAATCGACTCGGGGCCGAAACTTTCGAATAGCGCTTCTCACTCGGAAGCCAGGCACAGAAATGACTCGCATTAGAGATGTAATTAGTCCGGCATGCTATGTGCGTAAATTCCCGGTAATTCCCAGCATACTTGAAAGCTCATGAACTAATCTAGCCAAGGCGCCTGATAATTTCGAGCCAAATCCATAGGTAGTAACTCAGTAAAAATCGACCAAATAGCCATGGAGGTATAAGCGTGTCTGTGTCAAGACTCGTTAGCAATTATGGGGATAGGCTCACTTTGATTCACTAGTACTATGCTCCAACGGGACACGTGAATGCATCCGTATGGTTTACACTGGCCAACTATAGCCAGTGTAGACGGGCCGAGCGACGAATCAATCCGACTATGGTATTCTTGAGCACGCGTGAGATCATTATCGGCGACTTGAATTGTGCTACTAAATAACATTCCATACACAGACGGGTGTTTCCAATAAAACTTCCATAATAAACTTGGATTCGGCTGGATTGATAAGACCGAGCGCAAACAATCAACAGTAACATTCTTACACACTCCTTCGAACTAGTCAACCTGTGCAGGCTCAATTCATTTTTCAATCCAATTTGTTTAGCGCATGCACAGTCCAGTACATTGCGACATTATCTACGGTTAACGTACAGAAGAGGATCTATTACACTATAACACAAACAGCAGTGAGCATTTGACCAAAGAGAGAAACCAAGGTAGGACATGACATAATACAGCATTCGAAGGTGCTTCCAACTAGAGAAATCAAGtattaatatatataaatcAACCGAGACGATAGCTGATAAACTCACATTCACTTCAATCTAAAAAATCAATAATGATATGAACGAATCGTGGAGGGTGTGTATGATTTGTTTGTTTTGATTTTTTTTGCGCATTCATGCAATGACGCAGTATGAGCTGCTTCCATTTCGTGTGGAGAGTTCCTGGTCAACAGGTTGCTCAATCTCGGAGGGATATTCGTAAGAGTAGACGGCGTCCATTTCGAGTAACGTGAGAATATGAGTATGCGTCGAGTAGGTAGGTCTGAAATGACCACGTTAGACGAGGGAGCAAGTGTTCGTACTGAATCTGTCTACCGAGATCCCGTAGTTTTAATGCGAGATTGCCCTTTCTTGTTCAAATAGGACAATTGAAGACTAGTGGAAGGCTCGTTGAGCCATGTGCACGTCCATGCCTTTCAGGGCTATTGTAGAGTCCGAATTCAGTAATCCCGCGGTCAATAGGGATAGTGGGAGGAAGTAATTTGCAGCGCTAAGAGCCATGTGGAGGACAATTGCACCCGGCGAAGCGATCGTACCTTATCAAAATCCTTTTTGATTGTCATCGGGGCGATGACGAACAATAGGTATTCGGTGTCGAGATCTCATTCCGTAGGAGCACGTGGGAGATTGCCAACTCCTAGATCACGTGGCATGTGCACACATCAGACCACCCAATTGATAGAAGATATACAAATGGAGATGTTCTTTTGCGTCTATATACGAACCTCTTGGCAACTTATACAACAATTAGCTGGTGTGAAGAGTTCGGGACAAACCCTGGTTTTTACTCCGGAGCTGGATGGGCTGTCACGTGACAGCTTCTGTCTCCTACTCGCATATGTATTGATGCGTTGATAGTCGACATTGCTAAGATGAGTGTGTGACATAGCAAATTTAGATGACTTGATACTCATAAACCTTTGCAACGAAACCTGCGGAGACGCAAAAGAACGATTTAGCCCAGAACATCTAGCGAGCCACGTGACTACCGCTTCATGCTGTGTCACTTGCGTCCGACCTCGTACACACCGAGTGCCGTGGAACGCCTTTGCATGCAGCTTATATCTCGTCCGTCATCCTGCAAGGTCAtgagagctggtttgggccgcccacccacgagccagactcgcgTTCGGGCGCCCCCAGTCCACCGTCGCTActtcgcagccgcgggggGACGAGCAGAGGATAAGTTATGAATATGAAACTATTGATGGCTTCGGGCTCTCTAGAGTTTGCGAAGGGACCAGACTCAGTGAAGCACGAATGTCTAGGTTCTTTCAAGTAATCAAGTGAGTATGGACCAGTTCCTTAATTGAACTTCCCCTCGATCGGGCTGGGTCTATTTCTCAGGACGCGAATAAATTCAGTCTCATTTCTTAAATACGAGCGCGGGTTTACCAGAGCGCGACGTACGTGCGTTGGACATGTATGTATGGGACGAAGCACTGCATAGTTTATTGGGCCACTGGTATCCATCCTGCCATTACGCTGGTGGGTATTACAGAGTGAAGAAGCTCAATGTATGTACTAGAAGAATTTAGTATGCTCCATGTAATCCATTCAGTGAGAACAAGAGCACAAACCAATGGTATACATGCGCAGCAATGTGCACTTGTACGCATTACCCTCATAAAGTGACCCGACTGGTTCGACCAAGATCATAAGACGGCTTGAAAGCTTCCCACCAATCATGGTTTTCTCTCTTAGTCTCAGTCTCATCGATCTACTTGTATTTAACTAGTTAATTTTATATATATCGTTTCTTATCTACCTATTTCTACACATAGAGTTGAAGGAACGCAGCGTGTCACCATTCAACTAGACACCATAACTTCATTACACATGCTTGAAGCCTGGTGTAATGTATCTCTTTTGATGTTGGATATGCGAGCATAGTCATCTCGCTCAACATTACGCTAAGCACCGATCATCGCCCTAAAGAATATAAGACCATCCTCATCCACCGCTCGACATGTTAGGTAAGATGTGATAATGTATTTTCTAAAGCCATTATCTGCCGATGTTTCACCCGCCCACCTATTTTTG
Encoded proteins:
- a CDS encoding glycosyltransferase family 1 protein — encoded protein: MVNAPLKHVIFVPGPPWGHLRPGMKTALRLVEKFQDLFISLFVYQTELHKAVKYLDAQPPVYTRRIRLVTEPTDGPSAASGQMVEMIASLEVSFGSWIVKETQQATVVQVDGRPINPPSVIIEDLFTGGWDWRAGRRIIYRLWDGGSCRLDRSILTTTNFAGEVGALQDSSQHETLPGENQAPEDARDQLVSVPGLPPYYSWESYTQDVPGIDSLAVYLIARWKNMIKYIDTVFFCTTFETEPLVATALPHAFGKPLRAYCVGPSVDLVPPHEPDPKSPVTQFLDRAYAENGAHSVIYISFGTLFFPLPSSMPHLMAALDEIPKAGFKFVFALSSKSATLDKSWMDAHVEAGNAVFPEWANQTAVLEHPAIHYFLSHGGWNSSTEAIVRGVPMIFWPMTADQPMNAIQIASVHDCGFELLQVRTGAARSTAYRSGSEVEIVGTEDAVRDEMKQILKMSKGTRGKHQRMNVRMLGKVVTDSLGPGGSGDIALEKFGREIGLA
- a CDS encoding Magnesium transporter NIPA, whose translation is MVEDKWIGLALACSSSLAIGTSFIITKKGLNDAARRGPTSQSASDNLSYLKNPIWWAGMTTLIVGEVANFAAYTFAPPILVTPLGALSVLIGAVLASILLHEELGHIGRVGCALCLLGSIIIVLHAPEDKEIQTVDEILQYALQPGFLMYILLVTVWSLFAIYRLVPLYGKKTPLVYISICSLVGSVSVMAIKGFGVAVKLTLAGNNQLTHPSTWVFGIVVGSCIAVQMNYFNKALDTFSTNVVNPMYYVGFSTATILASALLFRGFNTTDPTNTVSLITGFIVTFLGVHLLNASRQQQQQTHSGSLDEEDVAWANPPASAGGHTRRSSSLYRFDPEIIRSEANGVPLEEVREESDEEGDERTRLHRGGRGHSGSARGSRQGSRDRLGSVRI